In Tsuneonella amylolytica, one genomic interval encodes:
- a CDS encoding glycosyltransferase family A protein produces MAVIVPAYGVAHLLGEALSSVQAQTLADWECVVVDDGAPDDVASAVRPFLSDFRFRFVATPNRGVSAARNTAIAATSAPLIALLDGDDLFRPDYLARAVATLESDDSIRLATCNARIFGAVRRERLTFEEKQGSGEGRLGTLGDVLDRSFGVYIGTTFRRADFDAIGGFDTTMAQSEDFDFWVRLMLLGGHARYIDEVLGDYRIRAGSASSSAQRMLVGNLKVYAKAYRALDGRPEQELAAKLIEATRRRIGFEQAIDRVIDGDPRGGIAILRAYNELSGPVWKSAYALWALAPSLAKPMLMWRRFAHSRGNTGSVAAFLRSLRTTRQRAA; encoded by the coding sequence GTGGCGGTCATCGTACCTGCCTATGGCGTGGCGCATCTCTTGGGCGAGGCTCTTTCGTCGGTTCAGGCCCAGACGCTGGCCGACTGGGAATGCGTCGTCGTCGACGACGGAGCCCCTGACGATGTTGCCAGCGCAGTCCGCCCCTTTCTAAGCGATTTTCGGTTCCGCTTCGTCGCAACGCCGAATCGCGGTGTTTCGGCCGCCCGGAACACGGCGATCGCCGCTACCAGCGCGCCGCTCATTGCTCTTCTGGATGGCGACGACCTGTTCCGCCCGGATTATCTGGCCCGCGCGGTCGCGACGCTGGAGAGCGACGATTCGATTCGCCTCGCGACGTGCAACGCCCGGATCTTCGGTGCCGTGCGGCGCGAGCGGCTGACCTTCGAAGAGAAGCAGGGCTCCGGAGAAGGACGCCTGGGGACGCTCGGCGACGTCCTCGACCGCAGCTTCGGCGTGTATATCGGCACCACCTTCCGGCGGGCCGACTTCGATGCGATCGGCGGCTTCGACACGACGATGGCGCAGTCCGAGGATTTCGACTTCTGGGTGCGCCTTATGCTGCTGGGCGGGCACGCCCGCTACATCGACGAGGTCCTCGGCGATTATCGCATTCGCGCCGGATCGGCGTCGAGCAGTGCGCAGCGGATGCTGGTCGGCAATCTGAAGGTATATGCGAAGGCGTATCGCGCTCTCGACGGGCGGCCCGAACAGGAGCTGGCGGCCAAGCTCATCGAAGCGACGCGGCGCCGAATCGGCTTCGAGCAGGCGATCGACCGGGTCATCGATGGCGACCCGCGGGGAGGAATCGCGATACTACGGGCCTATAACGAGCTGTCCGGCCCCGTCTGGAAAAGTGCCTACGCCCTGTGGGCGCTCGCGCCCTCGCTCGCGAAACCTATGCTGATGTGGCGCCGGTTCGCCCATTCGCGCGGCAATACCGGCAGCGTCGCCGCATTCCTTCGATCGCTGCGCACTACGAGGCAGCGAGCGGCATGA